A single window of Martelella sp. NC20 DNA harbors:
- the mobA gene encoding molybdenum cofactor guanylyltransferase MobA, whose protein sequence is MTGPDHIPAVILAGGASQRMGTDKAMLAFGDGTLLSHALARIGAQSGEVVVSRHDGAMAEFGGAPVIADGGGDHHGPLSGILAALRHFEGSAASHIASIAVDTPFFPADFVGRLQAAAPRSREIIAARSNGRVHPVFALWPVLLADDLADWLADGNRRLMAFVERHPHRYVDFDVVGASDPFFNVNTPEDLEEARKRLGSF, encoded by the coding sequence TTGACGGGACCTGACCACATCCCGGCCGTCATTCTCGCCGGCGGCGCCTCGCAACGCATGGGCACAGACAAGGCCATGCTCGCCTTCGGCGACGGCACCCTGCTCTCCCATGCGCTTGCCCGCATTGGCGCTCAGAGCGGAGAGGTCGTTGTCAGCCGCCATGACGGGGCGATGGCGGAGTTCGGTGGCGCTCCTGTCATCGCCGATGGCGGCGGGGACCATCACGGTCCGCTCTCCGGCATTCTCGCGGCGCTACGCCATTTCGAGGGCAGCGCCGCCTCCCATATCGCCTCGATCGCTGTCGACACGCCGTTTTTCCCGGCGGATTTCGTCGGCCGGCTGCAGGCTGCGGCGCCGCGCTCCCGCGAGATCATTGCCGCGCGCTCGAACGGCCGCGTCCATCCCGTCTTCGCCCTCTGGCCGGTCCTGCTTGCCGATGACCTTGCGGACTGGCTTGCGGACGGCAACAGAAGGCTGATGGCCTTCGTGGAACGCCATCCGCACCGATACGTGGATTTCGACGTCGTCGGGGCCAGCGATCCGTTCTTCAACGTCAACACGCCGGAAGATCTGGAAGAAGCCCGCAAGCGGCTCGGTTCGTTTTAA
- a CDS encoding class I SAM-dependent DNA methyltransferase, with product MAKKIDEKKLAKAYNRALALEKEGKLAEAAEAYREALAIDPDDHGGAEVRLAAVGFGETPLKAPGAYVETLFDQHAEDFEDILVEQLGYCVPMTIRQRFQALSLGPFRRMLDLGCGTGLGADALNDMADDITGLDISENMVEIAYDKGLYETLFVAEVEEFLDDNDETPFDLVIAADVLPYLGTLDALFRGAAANMENGGIFAFSAETLPEERLKGAGYAVGPHHRFGHSLAYIEAGLKDAGFAVVEVADINVRMENGAPTPGYLVIARLQEP from the coding sequence ATGGCAAAGAAGATCGACGAGAAGAAACTGGCAAAGGCCTATAACCGGGCGCTGGCGCTGGAGAAGGAAGGCAAGCTTGCCGAGGCTGCGGAAGCCTATCGCGAGGCGCTCGCCATCGACCCCGATGATCATGGCGGCGCCGAGGTTCGCCTTGCCGCCGTGGGCTTCGGCGAGACCCCGCTGAAGGCGCCCGGCGCCTATGTCGAAACCCTGTTCGACCAGCATGCGGAGGATTTCGAGGATATTCTGGTCGAGCAGCTCGGCTATTGCGTGCCGATGACGATCCGCCAGCGCTTTCAGGCGCTCTCGCTCGGCCCGTTCCGGCGGATGCTGGATCTCGGCTGCGGCACGGGCCTTGGCGCGGATGCGCTCAACGATATGGCGGACGACATCACCGGCCTCGACATTTCCGAGAACATGGTCGAGATCGCCTATGACAAGGGGCTCTACGAAACCCTGTTCGTCGCCGAGGTCGAGGAATTCCTCGACGACAACGACGAGACCCCGTTCGATCTGGTGATCGCCGCCGATGTTCTGCCCTATCTCGGCACGCTCGACGCGCTGTTTCGGGGCGCCGCCGCCAACATGGAAAACGGCGGCATCTTCGCGTTTTCCGCCGAAACCCTGCCGGAGGAGCGGCTGAAGGGCGCGGGCTATGCCGTTGGCCCGCATCACCGCTTCGGCCACAGTCTGGCCTATATCGAGGCCGGGCTCAAAGACGCCGGCTTCGCGGTGGTCGAGGTTGCCGATATCAATGTCCGCATGGAAAACGGCGCGCCGACGCCCGGCTATCTGGTGATTGCCCGCCTTCAGGAGCCGTGA
- the yidD gene encoding membrane protein insertion efficiency factor YidD: MCNGHSRNYGGRFPKTPGRLLGLGLIRFYQLTFSSLIGQSCRHLPTCSEYGYEAIARHGLWSGGFLTLFRVGRCGPGGTSGFDPVPEELPPDWHWYTPWRFYRAGRRHGS, encoded by the coding sequence ATGTGTAACGGGCATTCGCGCAACTACGGCGGAAGGTTTCCGAAAACGCCGGGCAGACTTCTCGGTCTCGGCCTGATCCGGTTCTACCAGCTCACATTTTCCAGCCTGATCGGCCAGTCCTGCCGGCATCTGCCGACATGTTCGGAATATGGCTACGAGGCGATTGCCCGCCACGGGCTGTGGTCGGGCGGGTTTCTCACGCTGTTCCGGGTCGGGCGCTGCGGACCGGGCGGCACGTCCGGCTTCGATCCGGTGCCAGAAGAACTTCCGCCGGACTGGCACTGGTACACGCCCTGGCGGTTCTACCGGGCGGGCCGCCGTCACGGCTCCTGA
- a CDS encoding iron-sulfur cluster assembly scaffold protein, protein MDDIYSAIILKHAGNVTRLGVLEGADASASAHSRLCGSKLTVYLDLEDGRVSDFSHELKACALGQASSAIMAETVIGATPAEIRDAREKMRAMLKEGGEGPDGRFAEMRCLLPVRDYPARHGSVMLTFEATVKALDALEQGPALAEAVGRDV, encoded by the coding sequence ATGGACGATATCTATTCCGCGATAATATTGAAGCATGCCGGCAATGTGACCCGGCTTGGCGTGCTGGAGGGGGCCGATGCCTCGGCTTCCGCACATTCGCGGCTGTGCGGCTCGAAACTGACGGTCTATCTCGACCTTGAGGATGGCCGTGTCAGCGATTTTTCCCACGAGCTCAAGGCCTGCGCGCTCGGCCAGGCGTCTTCCGCGATCATGGCCGAGACGGTCATCGGCGCAACGCCGGCGGAAATCCGCGATGCCCGCGAGAAGATGCGCGCCATGCTGAAGGAGGGCGGCGAGGGGCCGGATGGACGCTTTGCCGAAATGCGCTGCCTGCTGCCGGTGAGGGATTATCCGGCCCGCCACGGTTCGGTGATGCTGACCTTCGAGGCCACCGTCAAGGCGCTGGATGCACTGGAACAGGGGCCAGCGCTGGCCGAGGCCGTCGGGCGCGATGTGTAA
- the hisI gene encoding phosphoribosyl-AMP cyclohydrolase: MLNFEKPPQDKALLDESRAFTPRFDENGLVTAVVTDARDNAVLMLAHMNAEALALTLETGFAHYYSRSRKAIWKKGETSGNLQRVEAVLADCDQDAVLLKVTMSGHAAACHTGRRSCFYRTASIVDGNAALTVIDDDKAFDPAEVYGGK; the protein is encoded by the coding sequence ATGCTGAATTTCGAAAAGCCGCCGCAGGACAAGGCCCTGCTCGATGAATCACGCGCCTTCACCCCGCGTTTCGACGAAAACGGTCTCGTGACCGCCGTGGTCACGGACGCGCGCGACAATGCGGTGCTGATGCTCGCCCACATGAATGCCGAGGCGCTGGCGCTGACGCTTGAGACCGGCTTTGCCCATTACTACAGCCGCTCGCGCAAGGCGATCTGGAAGAAGGGCGAAACCTCGGGCAATCTTCAGCGCGTCGAGGCGGTGCTGGCCGATTGCGACCAGGATGCCGTGCTGCTCAAGGTGACGATGTCCGGCCACGCAGCCGCCTGTCACACCGGCCGCCGCTCCTGCTTCTACCGCACCGCCTCGATCGTCGACGGCAACGCCGCGCTGACCGTCATCGACGACGACAAGGCCTTCGATCCGGCAGAGGTCTACGGCGGGAAATAG
- a CDS encoding CBS domain-containing protein, giving the protein MSITVRMILAEKGRAVVTAKADASISEIAMILHQNRIGAVVIVGKNDSIAGIFTERDLVGAIGKHGAGCLSHPVSEAMTENVYRCDEGVSVNELMQVMTKRHFRHVPVEVDGRLAGIISIGDVVKSRIREVEQEAEHIKSYIAG; this is encoded by the coding sequence ATGTCCATTACCGTGAGAATGATACTTGCCGAGAAGGGCCGCGCGGTCGTAACCGCGAAGGCAGATGCGTCGATTTCGGAAATCGCGATGATCCTGCATCAAAACCGTATCGGGGCCGTGGTGATCGTCGGCAAGAATGACAGCATTGCCGGCATCTTCACCGAACGCGACCTGGTCGGCGCGATCGGCAAGCACGGCGCAGGGTGTCTGTCCCATCCGGTCTCGGAGGCGATGACCGAAAACGTCTATCGCTGCGACGAGGGCGTCAGCGTCAACGAATTGATGCAGGTGATGACCAAGCGCCATTTCCGCCACGTGCCCGTCGAAGTCGACGGCCGTCTCGCCGGCATCATCTCGATCGGCGACGTCGTCAAATCCCGCATCCGCGAGGTCGAGCAGGAAGCCGAGCACATCAAGTCCTATATCGCCGGCTGA
- a CDS encoding rhomboid family intramembrane serine protease, with translation METPRTGGERPENDRRREPAINLPPVVVGALAVLFAVFLVQEFLLGYRTNVMIWQEFGFLPVRYAHGLAGQGWAWLWSPFTYSLLHGGWTHIVFNSIWLAIFGAPVARRIGAVRFVVLWVTSAAASAFFFAATDWGAVTVLIGASGVVSAYMGAACRFVFAGGRFLPQAHLGPRLAIADVFRDRTARAFVLVWLVGNLLIAVGVSFIGVSAGEIAWQAHIGGFLFGFLAFPLFDVKVPRTLFF, from the coding sequence ATGGAAACACCGCGTACGGGTGGCGAACGGCCGGAAAACGACCGGCGTCGGGAACCGGCCATCAATCTGCCGCCGGTGGTCGTTGGCGCGCTGGCCGTGCTGTTCGCGGTCTTCCTGGTGCAGGAATTCCTGCTCGGCTATCGCACCAATGTGATGATCTGGCAGGAATTCGGGTTCCTGCCGGTGCGTTATGCCCATGGCCTTGCGGGCCAGGGCTGGGCATGGCTCTGGTCGCCGTTCACCTATTCGCTGCTCCATGGCGGCTGGACCCACATCGTGTTCAACAGCATCTGGCTTGCGATCTTCGGCGCGCCTGTGGCCCGGCGCATCGGGGCCGTGCGGTTTGTGGTCCTCTGGGTCACGAGCGCCGCTGCCTCGGCATTTTTCTTCGCGGCCACCGACTGGGGCGCGGTCACGGTGCTGATCGGCGCTTCCGGCGTGGTGTCGGCCTATATGGGGGCGGCCTGCCGCTTCGTGTTCGCCGGCGGCCGGTTTCTGCCCCAGGCCCATCTCGGGCCGCGGCTTGCCATTGCCGATGTGTTTCGTGATCGCACCGCCCGCGCCTTCGTGCTCGTATGGCTGGTTGGTAATCTGCTGATCGCCGTCGGCGTCAGCTTTATCGGGGTCAGCGCCGGCGAAATCGCCTGGCAGGCCCATATCGGCGGTTTTCTCTTCGGTTTCCTGGCTTTCCCGCTGTTCGACGTCAAGGTGCCCCGAACCCTGTTTTTCTGA
- a CDS encoding D-alanyl-D-alanine carboxypeptidase: MQRQATSRFPKSRFSAAAILLAAFTILLTGLAPARADTNDAAIVIDVNTGKVLYGDNPDAPRYPASLTKMMTLYLTFEALDDGRITLNTKVPFSKNAAAEPPTKLGIPAGGSVTVETAIYALVTRSANDVATALGEFLGGSETNFTTMMTNKAHSLGMTRTTYRNAHGLPNSAQKTTARDQARLGIALRQHFPQYYKYFGTRSFKYGKTTIGNHNRLLGQIKGVDGIKTGYTNASGFNIATSVVSGNRSIVAVVMGGSTGASRDQWATRLITTYLPKASNGRKQFVIARSKSSGGPIVAAAMVFPKTGPIPYPRPAGQAGGVALAYANDNVAPAALSGPQAELIANVPVPSARIEPANDDGLSVEDILETADGVADAVGNAIVPAAEASEPDTSIKTSSIRSSRGWVVQVGTAATPEAAKALLADTKGKAGGALDSSEPFALAYNTGGQSVYRARFGGFSDQEEAVRACRALKQNGVSCWASLQ, from the coding sequence ATGCAGAGACAGGCAACAAGCCGATTCCCCAAGAGCCGGTTTTCAGCGGCCGCGATCCTCCTCGCGGCCTTCACGATTCTGCTGACCGGGCTTGCCCCCGCACGCGCCGATACCAACGATGCCGCGATCGTCATCGACGTCAATACCGGCAAGGTGCTTTACGGCGACAACCCCGATGCGCCGCGCTACCCGGCCTCGCTGACGAAGATGATGACGCTCTACCTCACCTTCGAGGCACTGGACGACGGCCGCATCACGCTCAACACCAAGGTGCCGTTCTCCAAGAACGCAGCCGCCGAACCGCCGACCAAGCTCGGCATTCCCGCGGGCGGGTCGGTTACCGTCGAGACGGCGATCTATGCGCTGGTCACCCGGTCGGCAAACGACGTGGCAACAGCGCTCGGCGAATTTCTCGGCGGATCGGAAACCAATTTCACCACGATGATGACCAACAAGGCGCATTCGCTGGGCATGACCAGGACGACCTACCGCAATGCCCACGGCCTGCCGAACAGCGCGCAGAAGACCACGGCGCGCGACCAGGCCCGCCTCGGCATCGCCTTGCGCCAGCATTTTCCGCAATATTACAAATATTTCGGCACCCGCAGCTTCAAATACGGCAAGACCACGATCGGCAACCACAATCGTCTTCTCGGCCAGATCAAGGGTGTCGACGGCATCAAGACCGGTTACACCAACGCCTCGGGCTTCAACATCGCGACCTCGGTCGTTTCCGGCAACCGCTCGATCGTCGCCGTGGTCATGGGCGGCTCCACGGGCGCCAGCCGCGACCAGTGGGCAACCCGGTTGATCACCACCTACCTGCCCAAGGCCTCCAACGGCCGCAAGCAGTTCGTGATCGCCCGCTCGAAGAGCAGCGGCGGCCCGATTGTCGCAGCCGCCATGGTGTTCCCGAAGACCGGCCCGATCCCCTATCCGCGTCCGGCAGGCCAGGCAGGCGGCGTCGCGCTCGCCTACGCCAACGACAATGTGGCGCCCGCAGCCCTTTCCGGCCCGCAGGCCGAACTGATCGCCAATGTACCGGTTCCGAGCGCACGCATAGAGCCCGCCAATGACGACGGCCTGAGCGTCGAGGATATTCTCGAAACCGCCGACGGCGTCGCCGATGCGGTGGGAAACGCGATCGTCCCCGCCGCTGAGGCCTCCGAGCCCGACACCTCGATCAAGACCAGTTCGATCCGCTCTTCGCGCGGCTGGGTGGTTCAGGTCGGCACCGCCGCCACCCCCGAGGCAGCCAAGGCGCTGCTCGCCGACACCAAGGGCAAGGCCGGCGGCGCGCTTGACAGCTCCGAGCCCTTCGCGCTCGCCTACAATACCGGCGGCCAGTCGGTCTATCGCGCCCGCTTCGGCGGCTTCTCCGATCAGGAAGAGGCCGTGCGCGCCTGCCGCGCATTGAAGCAGAATGGCGTAAGCTGCTGGGCAAGCCTGCAGTAG
- a CDS encoding OmpA family protein — MLKKITIAAAGLAFLAGCTTTDPYSGQTVNNNTGTGALAGGALGALAGLAVGGDAKGAAIGGAIGAIAGGGIGAYMDSQEREFRQALAGTGVTVVRNGDMLTLVMPGNVTFPTDQYTILPNFYSTLNAVTTVLRKYDKTAVNVNGYTDSTGSLEYNQRLSQERANSVANYLIQSGVGGNRISAVGFGPSNPIASNATPEGRAQNRRVEVQISAVKM; from the coding sequence ATGCTGAAAAAAATCACCATCGCGGCGGCGGGCCTTGCCTTTCTCGCCGGCTGCACGACCACCGACCCGTATTCGGGCCAGACCGTCAACAACAACACCGGTACCGGCGCTCTGGCCGGCGGCGCGCTCGGCGCGCTGGCGGGTCTTGCCGTGGGCGGCGACGCCAAGGGGGCCGCGATCGGCGGCGCGATCGGCGCGATCGCCGGCGGCGGCATCGGCGCCTATATGGACAGCCAGGAAAGGGAATTCCGTCAGGCGCTCGCTGGCACCGGCGTTACCGTGGTCCGCAATGGCGACATGCTGACTCTGGTCATGCCGGGCAACGTCACCTTCCCGACCGATCAGTACACGATCCTGCCGAATTTCTATTCGACGCTGAACGCCGTTACCACGGTGCTGCGCAAGTATGACAAGACCGCAGTCAACGTCAACGGCTATACCGATTCGACCGGCTCGCTCGAATACAACCAGCGGCTCTCTCAGGAACGCGCCAACAGCGTCGCCAACTACCTGATCCAGAGCGGCGTTGGCGGCAACCGGATTTCCGCAGTCGGCTTCGGTCCGTCCAACCCGATCGCCTCGAACGCAACGCCGGAAGGCCGCGCCCAGAACCGCCGCGTCGAGGTTCAGATCTCCGCCGTCAAGATGTAA
- a CDS encoding OmpA family protein translates to MIRTIAIALSGTLLLAGCASTSSEDVAPQEVSVTTISVSDPGAYMDSQEQAFRDQLKDTGVTIIRTPKYIALIFPSSITFETDKYDIVPEFVPALDTAAALLRKYSATDIDVNGYTDSTGSDAYNLKLSQQRANAVAGAFIQRGISAQRILPVGYGKADPVASNDTADGRAQNRRVEIRIAPPAAAAPVAAAPMAN, encoded by the coding sequence ATGATCAGGACCATCGCAATCGCTCTTTCGGGCACGCTGCTGCTTGCCGGATGCGCATCGACCAGCAGCGAGGATGTCGCGCCGCAGGAAGTATCGGTAACGACTATCTCCGTTTCCGATCCGGGCGCTTACATGGACAGCCAGGAGCAGGCCTTCCGCGATCAGCTCAAGGACACCGGGGTCACGATCATTCGCACGCCGAAATACATCGCGCTGATCTTCCCGTCCTCGATCACCTTCGAGACCGACAAATACGATATCGTTCCCGAATTCGTTCCGGCACTCGATACCGCCGCCGCGCTGCTGCGCAAATACAGCGCCACCGATATCGACGTGAACGGCTATACCGATTCCACCGGCTCGGATGCCTATAACCTGAAACTGTCGCAGCAGCGGGCCAATGCGGTCGCCGGCGCGTTTATCCAGCGCGGCATCAGCGCCCAGCGCATTCTGCCGGTGGGCTACGGCAAGGCCGATCCGGTCGCAAGCAACGATACCGCCGATGGCCGCGCCCAGAACCGCCGGGTCGAAATCCGGATCGCGCCGCCGGCTGCCGCGGCGCCTGTTGCCGCAGCGCCTATGGCCAATTGA
- a CDS encoding efflux RND transporter permease subunit — protein sequence MSEETPPDELRDEIDETAVEHATEHGFTAIFVRRPIMALVFNALIVVAGLAAYFGVEVRELPDVDQPVITVRTTFSGASPETVDREVTGVIEGAVARVSGLQSMSSNSQTGSSRVTLEFSKDTDINVASMDVRDAVGRVEGQLPDDADEPRIVKADSDAQPILRLAVTSTTLDIDDLTKYVEDNIEDRLAAVSGVADIAVYGDRDKVFRIDINQAALASRGLTVADLANALSDMSWDVPAGSLTSTTQALGVRATADLTTPEEFADLKVADNVRIGDVATVVFGPDTAATALRYNGQPGIGLGIVRQAKSNTLEISEGVHKVIADIEPNLPEGTTIRISSDDAVFISGSIEEVIRSLSLAALIVVAIIFLFLRDWRATVIPAITLPVALIGTLAAIYLAGFSINILTLLAIVLATGMVVDDAIVVLENIVRLRALGMGPRAAAVLGTRQVFFAVITTTATLAAVFVPLSFLPGQAGGLFREFGFVLAFAVMLSSFVALTLCPMLASRILVQHKETRPGLATRLGNGFNRFYARSLGWALSAPLVVLSFGALLMFGAYLAYSNITNELLPSEDRSMLMMRVSAPEGVSLDYTRDRIQQVEERLQPLIDSGEIESVFSISGFGSNTNSGFMVMTLAPWGERERVQNAIAGDVNMAAGQIPAVRAFAFQPNSLNIRGGGNGLSVALVGATHEKLSLAASQIVAAMEADPMFDAPRLSNDASQAQLALTLDRRRADDLGIDIAGLSEALRALLDGRSVGEVFIDGEAYDVQLRSDTRKVDDPSDLRNIFLQAGDGRIVPLSTIASLEEKSIAPTLERENQLPSVSLSSSLGEGVALGQAYQRLVEIAEPLLPAGAHVEAQAEAAALDENASGMTMVFGFAIIIVFLVLAAQFESMWSALIILATVPFGIGCAVIAMLLTGTSLNIYSQIGLVLLIGVMAKNGILIVEFANQLRDRGEGVRDAIEHATLLRLRPVMMTMISTVLGGIPLVLASGAGAEARIALGWVIVGGLGFATIVTLYVTPVAYLILARFSKPKVDEERRLNAEMHDATLLGHH from the coding sequence ATGAGCGAGGAGACCCCGCCCGACGAGCTGCGCGACGAGATCGACGAAACTGCTGTCGAACATGCGACTGAACACGGCTTCACCGCGATCTTCGTGCGCCGGCCGATCATGGCGCTGGTGTTCAATGCGCTGATCGTGGTTGCCGGCCTTGCGGCCTATTTCGGCGTCGAGGTGCGTGAACTGCCGGATGTCGACCAGCCGGTGATCACCGTGCGCACCACCTTTTCCGGCGCTTCGCCCGAAACGGTCGACCGCGAGGTCACCGGCGTGATCGAGGGGGCGGTGGCACGGGTTTCCGGGCTTCAGTCGATGTCCTCCAACTCGCAGACCGGCTCCAGCCGGGTGACGCTGGAATTCAGCAAGGATACCGACATCAACGTCGCCTCGATGGACGTCCGCGATGCCGTGGGCCGGGTCGAGGGGCAATTGCCCGATGACGCCGACGAACCGCGCATCGTCAAGGCCGATTCGGATGCGCAGCCGATATTGCGGCTGGCGGTTACCTCGACCACGCTCGATATCGACGATCTGACCAAATATGTGGAAGACAATATCGAGGACAGGCTTGCCGCCGTATCGGGCGTGGCCGATATCGCGGTCTATGGCGACCGGGATAAAGTCTTCCGCATCGATATCAATCAGGCCGCCCTCGCCAGCCGGGGCCTGACCGTTGCCGATCTTGCCAACGCGCTTTCCGACATGTCGTGGGATGTGCCGGCGGGGTCGCTCACCAGCACCACCCAGGCGCTCGGCGTGCGCGCGACGGCCGACCTCACCACGCCGGAGGAATTCGCCGATCTGAAGGTCGCCGACAATGTCCGTATCGGCGATGTGGCAACCGTGGTCTTCGGCCCGGACACGGCGGCGACGGCCCTTCGCTACAACGGCCAGCCGGGCATCGGTCTCGGCATCGTGCGCCAGGCCAAATCCAATACGCTCGAAATATCCGAGGGCGTGCACAAGGTCATCGCCGATATCGAGCCGAACCTGCCGGAAGGCACCACGATCCGGATTTCGAGCGACGACGCGGTGTTCATTTCCGGTTCGATCGAGGAGGTGATCCGCTCGCTCTCGCTTGCGGCGCTGATCGTGGTGGCGATCATCTTCCTGTTCCTGCGCGACTGGCGGGCGACCGTCATCCCGGCGATCACGCTGCCCGTCGCGCTGATCGGCACGCTGGCCGCGATCTATCTCGCCGGTTTCTCGATCAATATCCTGACCCTGCTGGCGATCGTGCTGGCCACCGGCATGGTGGTCGATGACGCGATCGTGGTGCTTGAAAACATCGTGCGCCTGCGCGCGCTCGGCATGGGGCCGCGCGCGGCTGCCGTTCTCGGCACGCGCCAGGTGTTCTTCGCGGTGATCACCACCACGGCGACCCTTGCCGCCGTGTTCGTGCCGCTGTCCTTCCTGCCCGGACAGGCGGGCGGGCTGTTTCGCGAATTCGGCTTCGTGCTCGCCTTTGCGGTGATGCTGTCCTCGTTCGTGGCGCTGACGCTGTGCCCGATGCTGGCGTCCCGTATTCTGGTCCAGCATAAGGAAACCCGGCCGGGACTTGCGACCCGTCTCGGCAACGGCTTCAACCGCTTTTACGCGCGTTCGCTGGGTTGGGCGCTTTCCGCGCCGCTGGTGGTGCTCTCGTTCGGCGCGCTCCTGATGTTCGGCGCCTATCTTGCCTATTCCAACATCACCAACGAGCTTCTGCCGAGCGAGGATCGCTCGATGCTGATGATGCGGGTTTCCGCGCCCGAAGGCGTCAGCCTCGATTATACCCGCGACCGCATCCAGCAGGTCGAGGAACGCCTGCAGCCGCTGATCGACAGCGGCGAGATCGAAAGCGTGTTCTCGATCTCGGGATTCGGCAGCAATACCAATAGCGGCTTCATGGTGATGACGCTCGCGCCGTGGGGAGAGCGTGAACGCGTCCAGAATGCGATCGCCGGCGATGTCAATATGGCCGCCGGCCAGATCCCGGCGGTGCGCGCCTTCGCGTTTCAGCCCAATTCCCTGAATATCAGGGGCGGCGGTAATGGGCTCAGCGTGGCGCTGGTCGGCGCGACCCACGAAAAACTCTCGCTCGCGGCGTCACAGATCGTGGCGGCGATGGAGGCGGATCCGATGTTCGATGCCCCGCGCCTGAGCAATGACGCCTCCCAGGCGCAGCTCGCTCTGACGCTCGACCGTCGCAGGGCCGATGATCTCGGCATCGATATCGCCGGACTTTCCGAAGCGCTGCGGGCGCTGCTCGACGGACGATCGGTCGGCGAGGTGTTTATCGATGGCGAGGCATATGACGTGCAGCTTCGCTCCGACACCCGCAAGGTCGATGATCCCTCCGATCTCAGGAATATATTCCTTCAGGCCGGGGACGGTCGTATCGTACCGCTGTCCACCATCGCCTCGCTGGAGGAGAAATCGATCGCGCCGACGCTTGAGCGCGAAAACCAGTTGCCCTCGGTCTCGCTGTCGTCCAGCCTCGGCGAGGGCGTGGCGCTCGGGCAGGCCTATCAGCGGCTGGTCGAGATCGCGGAGCCGCTTCTGCCAGCCGGCGCGCATGTCGAGGCGCAGGCGGAAGCCGCCGCGCTTGACGAGAACGCGTCCGGCATGACCATGGTGTTCGGCTTTGCGATCATCATCGTGTTTCTGGTGCTGGCCGCACAGTTCGAGAGCATGTGGAGCGCGCTGATCATACTGGCGACCGTGCCGTTCGGCATCGGCTGCGCGGTGATCGCGATGCTTCTGACCGGCACCAGCCTCAACATCTATTCCCAGATCGGTCTTGTGCTGCTGATCGGGGTGATGGCCAAGAACGGCATTCTGATCGTCGAGTTCGCCAATCAGCTTCGCGACCGGGGCGAGGGGGTGCGCGACGCGATCGAACATGCGACCCTGCTGCGCCTCAGGCCGGTGATGATGACGATGATCTCTACCGTGCTCGGCGGCATTCCGCTGGTGCTGGCCTCGGGCGCCGGGGCGGAGGCGCGTATCGCGCTCGGCTGGGTGATCGTCGGCGGACTCGGTTTCGCCACCATCGTGACGCTCTACGTCACCCCGGTCGCCTATCTGATCCTCGCCCGTTTCTCCAAGCCGAAAGTCGACGAGGAACGCCGCCTGAATGCCGAGATGCACGACGCGACATTGCTGGGTCATCACTAG